A single Montipora foliosa isolate CH-2021 chromosome 7, ASM3666993v2, whole genome shotgun sequence DNA region contains:
- the LOC138010827 gene encoding uncharacterized protein, whose translation MPGKCLFNERWFENSSYKLWLERDTDKYKAKCKVCMKTFDVSNMGESALSSHEKGKKHINLMEKQRSGTTVDIRNLLTNSPSTVSQPATGSNNSRSTTSLASNGGSTSASSSLTGLSDFVTRNDTLAAEIWWALKVNSSHYSYKSCEDISFLVQQMFPDSNIAKKFTCGEKKASYLTCFGIAPHFKSLLKEKVKSADGYVLLFDESLNHELQKKQMDFHVRMWNHDKVETRYFASEFLGHASAEDMLDKFHSCKEDLSFGNLIQLSMDGPNVNWKFYQMVEDELKNDYSCTLLNTGSCGIHIVHGAFKDGCEAAGWTVQKTLGSLYWLFKDSPARRDDYSKVTGSSVFPLKFCQHRWLENVAVAERALEVWPDIVTFVNAVKEKKVKDPKTKSYEIIKSSCSDPLMPAKIAFFASVAKQITPFLTAFQTDKPMLPFMGNSLCTLLKSLMGRFIKNELMAEATSVLKILNMKPTDKEQQVDYHKVDVGFVAQKMLREKSSNLSERQVLEFRVGCKDFLAKTVAKLFDKTPINYRLVRSMSCLDPRLMASEKESCEKKMKRILEILVEARRLKSAEWDEVMYQFSQFLDYCSDNPDFEKFDPNEPTSRVDTLLYEHMAGDKQLAKVWQVVKLLLLMSHGQATVERGFSVNKQVAVENLSERSFIAQRIVHDHIESVGGLANVKISKPLLVSSAGARQKYLSHLEEQKRIKVSQEKMLKRKSTMEEIDLLKKKKKQFETDVEGLIKTADEFADKAENSRQLTWITKSNSLRRTAKDKMVQLKEIEKQLDGKLQQLRND comes from the coding sequence ATGCCTGGGAAATGCTTATTTAATGAACGTTGGTTTGAAAACTCTTCCTATAAATTATGGTTGGAACGTGACACGGACAAGTATAAAGCGAAGTGCAAAGTTTGCATGAAAACATTTGATGTGTCAAACATGGGCGAGTCGGCGTTGTCAAGCCATGAGAAGGGAAAGAAGCACATTAATCTTATGGAAAAGCAACGAAGTGGCACAACCGTTGACATAAGAAACCTTTTGACGAACAGCCCTTCCACTGTTTCTCAACCGGCAACTGGAAGCAACAACTCTAGATCAACCACATCCTTAGCGAGTAATGGCGGGAGTACATCGGCCTCGAGTTCATTAACAGGTTTGTCAGACTTCGTGACAAGGAATGACACTTTGGCTGCTGAAATTTGGTGGGCACTGAAGGTAAATAGCAGTCATTATTCTTATAAATCTTGCGAAGATATCAGCTTTTTGgttcagcaaatgtttcccgACAGCAACATTGCTAAAAAATTTACATGTGGGGAAAAGAAGGCCAGTTATCTTACTTGTTTTGGCATTGCACCACATTTCAAAAGTCTTCTTAAGGAAAAAGTGAAATCTGCAGATGGTTATGTACTTTTGTTTGATGAGAGCTTGAATCATGAACTGCAAAAGAAGCAGATGGATTTTCATGTTCGCATGTGGAATCATGATAAAGTTGAAACTCGTTACTTTGCTTCAGAATTTCTTGGGCATGCCAGTGCAGAGGACATGCTCGATAAGTTTCATTCCTGCAAAGAGGACTTAAGCTTTGGAAATTTGATCCAACTCTCCATGGATGGGCCCAATGTAAATTGGAAATTTTATCAAATGGTAGAGGACGAATTAAAGAATGATTACAGCTGTACTCTCCTTAACACTGGCAGTTGTGGGATACATATCGTGCATGGAGCTTTCAAAGATGGTTGTGAAGCAGCTGGATGGACAGTGCAGAAAACCCTTGGGAGCCTTTACTGGTTGTTTAAAGATAGTCCAGCTAGAAGGGATGACTACAGTAAAGTAACAGGTAGCAGTGTATTCCCCCTGAAATTCTGCCAACACAGATGGCTGGAAAATGTTGCAGTTGCAGAGAGAGCACTTGAAGTATGGCCTGATATTGTCACATTTGTTAATGctgtgaaagaaaagaaagttaaagatccaaaaacaaaatcttaTGAGATCATCAAAAGTAGTTGCAGTGATCCCCTGATGCCTGCAAAAATTGCCTTTTTTGCATCAGTGGCAAAACAGATAACACCTTTCCTCACAGCATTTCAAACAGACAAACCTATGTTGCCATTTATGGGCAATAGCTTGTGCACTTTGTTGAAATCATTGATGGGCAGGTTTATCAAGAATGAACTTATGGCTGAGGCAACATCTGTTCTAAAGATCCTTAATATGAAACCTACTGATAAAGAACAGCAGGTAGACTACCACAAAGTTGATGTTGGCTTTGTGGCACAAAAGATGCTGAGGGAGAAGTCAAGCAATTTAAGTGAGAGGCAAGTGCTTGAATTCAGAGTAGGATGTAAAGATTTTCTTGCAAAAACAGTTGCCAAACTGTTTGACAAAACACCAATTAACTATCGACTGGTAAGAAGCATGTCATGTTTGGATCCAAGGCTAATGGCATCAGAGAAAGAgtcatgtgaaaaaaaaatgaagagaatTCTTGAAATTCTTGTGGAAGCCCGTAGATTGAAGAGTGCTGAGTGGGATGAAGTGATGTATCAGTTTAGCCAGTTCCTTGATTACTGTTCAGATAATcctgattttgaaaaatttgacccAAACGAGCCCACTTCAAGAGTTGACACACTTTTGTACGAACACATGGCAGGTGATAAGCAACTGGCTAAAGTGTGGCAAGTGGTTAAGTTACTGCTGCTTATGTCTCATGGTCAAGCCACAGTTGAAAGGGGCTTTTCTGTAAACAAACAGGTTGCAGTTGAGAACCTTTCAGAAAGATCTTTCATTGCTCAGAGGATTGTTCATGATCATATTGAATCAGTTGGAGGCCTGGCCAATGTTAAAATCTCAAAACCGCTTCTGGTGTCATCTGCTGGAGCTCGACAAAAGTATCTTTCTCATCTAGAAGAGCAGAAAAGAATTAAAGTGTCCCAGGAAAAAATGTTGAAGAGAAAATCAACAATGGAGGAGATTGAtttacttaaaaagaaaaagaagcagtTTGAAACTGATGTGGAGGGTCTTATTAAGACTGCTGATGAATTTGCAGATAAAGCTGAAAATTCACGACAGCTTACTTGGATTACAAAATCAAACAGCTTACGACGAACTGCCAAAGACAAAATGGTACAGTTAAAAGAAATCGAAAAACAACTTGATGGAAAGCTCCAACAACTCAGGAATGATTGA